From a single Bremerella cremea genomic region:
- a CDS encoding 3-keto-disaccharide hydrolase, whose amino-acid sequence MSEVDADFALQGEYFGKIRLPNGVLEDVGIQVVARGNGKFVGRQLRGGLPGNGWYNGAKLELTGEREGRRALLFHGDYRVSVEDNKATIVNSHGDTLGILSKVDRQSQFLGLKPTPNAVVLFDGTSTEHFVNGKIDENGNLQFGTVTKRPVGDFRLHIEFRLPYMPYATGQGRSNSGLYIQERYEVQILDSFGLDPQFNDCGSLYRTKIPDINMSFPPLSWQTYDVFFTAARFDSEGNKIAPARISVVHNGILVQDNYEIPNKTGAGKQEGPTPGVLKLQDHGNPVVFRNIWIEYLNEPATIGEELPHPAN is encoded by the coding sequence TTGAGCGAGGTTGATGCCGACTTTGCTCTTCAGGGAGAATACTTCGGTAAGATTCGCCTTCCCAACGGCGTGCTTGAAGACGTTGGTATTCAAGTGGTCGCACGTGGCAATGGCAAGTTTGTCGGTCGTCAGCTTCGTGGCGGTTTACCAGGTAACGGCTGGTACAACGGAGCCAAACTTGAACTCACTGGCGAGCGTGAAGGACGCCGGGCCTTACTATTCCACGGCGATTACCGTGTTTCCGTTGAAGACAACAAAGCCACCATTGTTAACTCGCACGGCGACACGCTGGGCATCCTGTCGAAGGTTGATCGCCAGAGCCAGTTCCTGGGGCTCAAGCCGACCCCCAATGCCGTGGTGTTGTTTGATGGCACGTCGACGGAACACTTCGTGAATGGCAAGATCGACGAAAACGGCAACCTTCAGTTCGGCACCGTAACGAAACGTCCTGTGGGAGACTTCCGTCTTCACATCGAATTTCGCTTGCCCTATATGCCTTATGCCACCGGCCAAGGGCGTTCCAACAGCGGGCTATACATCCAAGAGCGTTACGAAGTGCAGATCCTCGATTCCTTCGGGCTCGATCCGCAGTTCAACGATTGCGGTTCGCTCTATCGCACGAAGATTCCAGACATCAACATGAGCTTCCCGCCGCTTTCGTGGCAGACCTACGATGTCTTCTTCACGGCAGCCCGCTTCGATAGCGAAGGTAACAAGATAGCCCCAGCCCGCATCAGCGTGGTACACAACGGAATCCTCGTTCAAGACAACTACGAGATCCCCAACAAAACCGGCGCTGGCAAGCAGGAAGGGCCAACCCCAGGGGTGCTCAAGTTGCAAGACCACGGTAATCCGGTCGTGTTCCGCAATATCTGGATCGAGTACCTGAACGAACCAGCAACGATCGGGGAAGAACTTCCTCATCCGGCGAATTAA
- a CDS encoding SpoIIE family protein phosphatase has translation MSSYLVALNGPDAGKKIFLAGQEFVIGRHPECDIIVEVGAVSRYHAKISRVDGKFKIEDLGSRNGTFVNDVQLSGPHILQHDDSIRVCDVSFEYKIEGHKPSPTETVGLKADGPGAFGAVMIDDDGATSTIMSKFEVSSQSGSIHLTASPEVKLNALLQITRELTGTLSMEEVLPKVLESLFHIFLQADRGFIIMMDASGNMIPRWTKARRENDEEEIRISRTIVKHVMKTREAVLSADAAADSRFEMSQSITDFKIRSIMCAPLVSADDEVVGVIQIDTLDQRKRFQKEDLEVLVSVGMQAAAAIERAQLHDAAIRQISFQRDLHAANQVQIGFLPSSDPLVEGYRFAHYYLAANSVGGDYYDYISLPDGSTAILVGDVVGHGIAASLMMAKLSAEARYCLASDPDPQKAAYHLNNDFAAATPDDKFVTLAIAILNPANHEITLINAGHNPPILRKADGTCSMIFEEEIGLPLGIMEDMDYDVARLTLSPGEMLFIYTDGINEAMNSKGDQFGMERMMKCVSDHTDVDVISEAIIHDCRKFMDGSPQYDDMCMVGLERQA, from the coding sequence ATGTCCAGTTATCTGGTTGCACTGAATGGCCCGGACGCCGGCAAGAAAATTTTTCTCGCCGGACAAGAATTTGTTATTGGACGACACCCTGAGTGCGACATCATTGTCGAAGTTGGGGCGGTAAGCCGTTACCATGCCAAGATTTCCCGAGTCGACGGTAAGTTCAAGATCGAGGATCTAGGAAGTCGGAACGGGACTTTCGTAAACGACGTGCAGCTCTCAGGCCCTCACATTTTGCAGCACGACGACTCGATTCGCGTATGCGATGTTTCCTTCGAGTACAAAATTGAAGGGCACAAACCTTCGCCAACGGAAACCGTCGGGCTAAAGGCCGATGGACCAGGGGCGTTTGGCGCAGTGATGATCGACGATGACGGGGCTACCTCGACAATTATGTCGAAATTCGAGGTCTCCTCGCAAAGTGGATCGATTCACCTAACGGCCAGCCCTGAGGTGAAGCTCAACGCGCTCTTGCAGATTACTCGCGAACTGACGGGGACCCTCTCGATGGAGGAGGTCTTGCCTAAGGTGCTGGAAAGCTTGTTCCATATCTTCCTGCAGGCCGATCGCGGATTCATCATCATGATGGATGCGTCGGGCAATATGATTCCTCGCTGGACGAAAGCACGGCGCGAGAATGACGAGGAAGAAATTCGGATCAGCCGCACCATCGTTAAGCACGTGATGAAAACCCGTGAAGCCGTCCTGTCTGCCGATGCGGCAGCCGATTCACGTTTCGAGATGAGCCAAAGTATCACCGACTTCAAGATTCGCTCGATCATGTGCGCGCCATTGGTTAGCGCGGACGACGAAGTGGTGGGGGTCATTCAAATCGATACGCTCGATCAGCGCAAACGCTTCCAAAAGGAAGATCTCGAGGTGTTGGTCAGCGTTGGAATGCAAGCAGCGGCGGCAATCGAGCGGGCTCAATTACACGATGCGGCCATTCGCCAGATTTCTTTTCAGCGCGATCTGCATGCGGCGAATCAGGTGCAAATTGGTTTTCTGCCATCCTCCGATCCCTTGGTCGAAGGCTATCGTTTTGCCCACTACTATTTGGCCGCCAATTCGGTTGGTGGAGACTACTACGATTATATTTCCTTGCCCGATGGCTCGACGGCCATTTTGGTGGGAGATGTTGTGGGGCATGGCATTGCGGCCTCGCTAATGATGGCCAAGCTTTCGGCGGAGGCTCGCTATTGCCTGGCTTCTGATCCCGATCCCCAGAAGGCCGCGTATCATTTGAACAATGACTTTGCCGCCGCAACCCCCGACGACAAGTTTGTCACCCTGGCAATTGCCATTCTAAACCCCGCCAATCACGAGATTACGTTGATTAATGCCGGGCATAATCCACCCATTTTGCGGAAAGCGGATGGAACTTGTTCCATGATCTTCGAAGAAGAAATCGGCTTGCCGCTGGGGATCATGGAAGACATGGATTATGATGTCGCCCGTTTAACGCTTAGTCCCGGCGAGATGCTATTCATCTATACCGATGGCATCAACGAAGCGATGAACTCGAAAGGGGATCAGTTTGGCATGGAACGCATGATGAAGTGCGTGTCCGATCACACAGATGTCGATGTAATTAGCGAAGCGATCATCCACGATTGCCGCAAGTTCATGGACGGAAGTCCCCAGTACGACGATATGTGCATGGTCGGTCTGGAACGCCAGGCTTAA
- a CDS encoding HAD family hydrolase produces the protein MKVCLFDIDGTLINTGKAGKDAMVAAFLQAAELTQIEHDLHLSGKTDRGIFGELFEQHGKSVSEENWQHFIDLYLAGLEKNLPLRQGTVLPGVTPLLAQLSERDDVLLGLLTGNVARGAELKLTHYGINHYFSFGGFGDVHAHRNNVAQAALEAALTHHGQAISPRDVYVIGDTPNDIICAQAIGAQSIAVATGVFSVEQLRQHSPDLLVSDLADLKSISSFILN, from the coding sequence ATGAAAGTTTGTCTTTTCGACATTGATGGAACCTTGATCAACACCGGCAAAGCAGGCAAGGACGCTATGGTGGCTGCGTTTCTGCAAGCTGCCGAACTAACACAAATCGAGCACGACCTGCACCTCAGCGGGAAGACCGACCGCGGCATCTTTGGTGAACTGTTTGAACAGCACGGCAAATCCGTTTCGGAAGAGAACTGGCAGCACTTCATCGACCTTTACCTGGCTGGCCTCGAGAAAAATCTTCCTCTTCGCCAAGGTACCGTTCTGCCGGGCGTCACGCCGTTGTTGGCTCAACTTTCCGAGCGTGACGACGTGTTACTTGGCCTTCTAACAGGCAACGTCGCCCGAGGAGCCGAACTTAAATTGACGCATTACGGCATTAATCACTATTTCTCTTTTGGTGGTTTTGGCGACGTACACGCCCACCGTAACAACGTTGCCCAGGCCGCTCTGGAAGCTGCCCTTACGCACCATGGTCAGGCCATCTCTCCGCGCGACGTCTACGTAATTGGCGATACTCCCAACGATATCATTTGCGCGCAAGCGATCGGTGCGCAATCAATCGCAGTAGCCACGGGTGTTTTTTCGGTAGAACAACTCCGTCAGCATTCCCCCGACCTCTTGGTCTCAGACTTGGCTGATCTGAAGTCAATCAGCTCTTTCATCTTAAATTAG
- a CDS encoding DUF1559 domain-containing protein: MTDKKVYQKGFTLVELLVVIAIIGVLIALLLPAVQQAREAARRSECSNNLKQLGLALHNFESAHKYIPGGEYSDAQYFAPHAMLADYMEQGNISAKFDLTKGVFDQPNYDLSFLSVKSFICPSDAFPAEGSGQAYTNYHCNWGSWVVLGNWDGVFGPQADGQGASTAKALKPLKFGKIVDGLSNTAAFAEVVNGAGDTGAPNSEFDCYETSVPSATTLIGVQQELKKLDWKSLTVAWSGSWRYRGTPWMEGSIWRTGYNHVSTPNQPGYVPGGDFNKIVSPASSYHPGGAQMLLCDGSVQFMPETIDGTAWIAYGTRHGGEVIAKN; this comes from the coding sequence ATGACAGACAAAAAGGTTTACCAAAAAGGCTTCACGCTCGTTGAACTCTTAGTGGTAATTGCAATCATCGGTGTTTTGATTGCCTTGCTTTTGCCGGCAGTGCAACAAGCTCGCGAGGCAGCTCGCCGGAGTGAATGTTCGAATAACCTGAAACAACTTGGCTTGGCTCTGCATAACTTCGAGAGTGCTCATAAGTATATTCCAGGCGGAGAGTACTCCGACGCTCAGTACTTTGCTCCCCACGCGATGTTGGCGGATTACATGGAACAGGGCAACATCTCGGCCAAGTTTGATCTGACGAAAGGTGTTTTCGATCAGCCGAACTACGATCTTAGCTTCCTGTCGGTGAAATCGTTTATCTGCCCCAGCGACGCGTTCCCGGCAGAAGGATCGGGACAAGCCTACACCAACTATCACTGCAACTGGGGCAGTTGGGTTGTGCTAGGCAACTGGGACGGCGTGTTTGGTCCGCAAGCCGATGGCCAAGGGGCCAGCACCGCGAAGGCACTCAAGCCTTTGAAGTTTGGCAAGATTGTTGATGGCTTAAGCAACACAGCCGCTTTTGCTGAAGTAGTTAACGGCGCGGGCGATACAGGAGCCCCAAACTCTGAGTTCGACTGCTACGAAACCAGTGTCCCTTCGGCCACGACTTTGATCGGGGTACAGCAAGAGCTAAAGAAATTGGATTGGAAGTCGTTGACCGTTGCTTGGTCAGGCTCGTGGCGTTATCGAGGTACACCTTGGATGGAAGGCTCGATCTGGCGAACTGGTTACAACCATGTCTCGACACCGAATCAGCCTGGTTACGTGCCAGGAGGCGATTTCAATAAGATCGTCTCGCCAGCGAGCAGCTACCATCCAGGCGGCGCTCAAATGCTTTTGTGTGATGGCAGCGTTCAGTTCATGCCCGAGACGATTGATGGTACTGCTTGGATTGCATACGGTACCCGTCACGGCGGGGAAGTAATTGCTAAGAATTAA
- the accB gene encoding acetyl-CoA carboxylase biotin carboxyl carrier protein, translating into MSDSKSTPSNVFNVDTVRALVELMKQHDLSEVDLREGDQKISLKRGSQAPIYAAPAPMQVAPMQQAVAPAPVAAPAAGGGESAAAADSHLVAIKSPMVGTFYIRPKPEADPFVRVGDHVSDDTVVCIIEAMKVFNDIKAELSGKVVKILVKNEEPVEYGQPLFMIDPQG; encoded by the coding sequence ATGTCTGATTCGAAATCGACGCCCAGCAATGTTTTTAACGTTGATACGGTGCGTGCCCTTGTCGAGCTGATGAAGCAGCATGATCTGAGTGAAGTTGACTTGCGTGAAGGGGATCAAAAGATCTCGCTGAAGCGTGGCAGCCAGGCCCCAATCTACGCAGCACCTGCTCCGATGCAGGTCGCTCCGATGCAGCAAGCCGTTGCCCCAGCCCCGGTTGCCGCACCAGCAGCCGGCGGTGGCGAAAGTGCCGCCGCAGCCGACTCCCACTTGGTTGCCATTAAAAGCCCCATGGTTGGGACGTTCTATATTCGCCCCAAACCTGAAGCAGACCCCTTTGTTCGCGTAGGCGATCACGTTTCCGACGATACGGTGGTCTGTATCATTGAAGCGATGAAGGTTTTCAACGACATCAAAGCGGAACTCTCTGGCAAGGTTGTCAAAATTCTGGTTAAGAATGAAGAGCCGGTCGAATATGGCCAGCCGTTGTTCATGATCGATCCGCAAGGTTAA
- a CDS encoding S1C family serine protease, translated as MFLYCLVVAVFGAWAISYWTSSPADQVVLNPDAKPRVISPRGDLAADEKSTIDLFENSADSVVFITTSQQFLAAGTAKVSEMATGQGSGFVWDKEGHIVTNYHVIKPIVQGSGRAHITFADASSYVASVVGTSPENDLAVLQVKDFQGKEFTPIPIGTSADLRVGQKVFAIGNPFGFDHTLTTGIISGLGRSIEAEDGRQIDDLIQTDAAINPGNSGGPLLDSSGRLIGVNSAIYSPSGAYAGIGFAIPVDTVNAVVTELIRFGVIKRPYLGVRFAPPTINAQLGIQGAIVGEVIPGSPAEAAGIHPTVQDPQGGIILGDIIVAIDGKPIQNYGDVVNVLFDHKVGDVLDMKVIRGVRPGGTAEEVELQVKLTEST; from the coding sequence GTGTTTCTGTACTGCCTAGTTGTCGCTGTGTTCGGGGCTTGGGCAATCAGTTATTGGACTAGTTCGCCAGCGGACCAGGTGGTGCTCAACCCAGATGCCAAGCCACGGGTCATTTCCCCGCGAGGCGATTTGGCCGCCGACGAAAAATCAACGATCGATCTCTTTGAAAACTCTGCCGATTCGGTTGTCTTTATCACCACCTCCCAACAATTCCTGGCCGCCGGAACGGCTAAAGTTTCCGAAATGGCAACCGGGCAGGGGAGTGGCTTTGTGTGGGATAAAGAGGGGCACATTGTCACCAATTACCATGTGATTAAGCCGATCGTCCAGGGCTCTGGGCGAGCCCATATTACCTTTGCCGACGCTTCGAGCTACGTCGCCTCTGTCGTGGGTACTTCGCCCGAAAACGACTTGGCCGTGCTACAAGTGAAAGATTTTCAAGGCAAGGAATTTACCCCTATCCCCATCGGCACCTCTGCCGATCTGCGCGTAGGCCAGAAAGTATTTGCGATCGGCAATCCCTTTGGTTTCGATCATACGCTCACCACCGGAATCATTAGCGGGCTGGGGCGTTCGATCGAAGCGGAAGATGGTCGCCAGATTGACGATCTGATCCAGACCGATGCCGCAATCAATCCTGGTAACAGCGGCGGCCCCTTGCTTGATAGCAGTGGGCGGCTCATTGGGGTGAATTCAGCAATTTATAGCCCCAGTGGTGCTTATGCAGGCATTGGCTTTGCCATTCCTGTCGATACGGTCAACGCGGTCGTCACCGAGTTGATTCGTTTTGGCGTTATCAAACGTCCCTATCTGGGCGTTCGCTTCGCACCTCCGACAATCAACGCCCAACTTGGCATCCAAGGGGCAATCGTGGGGGAAGTCATCCCAGGCAGTCCTGCCGAGGCCGCTGGCATTCATCCCACCGTCCAGGACCCGCAAGGGGGCATCATCCTAGGAGACATCATCGTCGCCATCGACGGCAAGCCAATCCAAAATTACGGCGATGTGGTCAACGTTCTGTTCGACCACAAGGTGGGCGACGTGCTGGATATGAAGGTCATTCGCGGCGTACGCCCTGGCGGTACCGCCGAGGAAGTCGAACTACAAGTAAAATTGACGGAATCGACTTAG
- the accC gene encoding acetyl-CoA carboxylase biotin carboxylase subunit, with protein sequence MYNRILIANRGEIALRIIRACKELGIETVAIFSEADRDAAYLKLADEAYCVGPAKSAQSYLKIDRVISAAEVGNVEAIHPGYGFLAENAEFNDICRSCNIDFIGPSPEAMAKLGDKNTARTMAREANVPVVPGSDGLIEDEAEALRIAHEIGFPVLIKATAGGGGRGMRVAANDLVLKNALNQAQNEAAAAFGNAGVYIEKYVEHPRHVEVQVIADHHGNAVHLFERECSTQRRHQKLIEESPAPNLSPETREAICSAAVRMIKAADYQNAGTVEFIVDKDENFYFIEVNARIQVEHCVTEMVTGIDLIQAQIRVASGEPLPWKQEDIKLQGAAIECRINAEDADKNFMPCPGKINQLIVPGGPGVRFDSHVYSGYTVPPHYDSMIGKLLVHRATRPEAIRCMLRALDELVTDGITTTANFHKKVLNHSAFAEGKIDTTFVERTWFS encoded by the coding sequence ATGTACAATCGAATTCTGATCGCCAACCGTGGCGAGATTGCTCTCCGTATTATCCGTGCTTGTAAAGAACTAGGCATCGAAACGGTCGCTATCTTCAGCGAAGCCGACCGTGACGCCGCCTATTTGAAACTGGCAGACGAAGCCTACTGTGTAGGCCCCGCCAAAAGCGCGCAAAGCTATTTAAAAATCGACCGCGTGATCAGCGCGGCAGAAGTCGGCAATGTCGAAGCGATTCACCCAGGTTATGGGTTCCTCGCCGAGAATGCCGAATTCAACGACATTTGCCGTAGCTGCAACATCGACTTCATCGGCCCATCGCCGGAAGCGATGGCCAAGCTAGGCGATAAGAACACGGCCCGGACCATGGCCCGCGAAGCCAATGTGCCGGTGGTGCCTGGCAGTGACGGTTTGATCGAAGACGAAGCAGAAGCTTTGCGGATCGCGCACGAAATCGGTTTCCCGGTTTTGATCAAAGCGACAGCCGGCGGCGGTGGTCGCGGCATGCGAGTCGCCGCGAACGACTTGGTGCTTAAGAATGCCTTGAACCAAGCCCAGAACGAAGCGGCTGCCGCGTTCGGCAATGCTGGTGTCTATATTGAAAAATATGTCGAACATCCTAGGCACGTCGAAGTCCAGGTCATCGCCGACCACCATGGCAACGCGGTACACTTGTTCGAGCGAGAATGCAGCACGCAGCGTCGTCACCAGAAGCTGATCGAAGAAAGCCCAGCGCCGAACCTTTCGCCGGAAACGCGGGAAGCGATTTGCTCGGCGGCAGTCCGCATGATTAAAGCGGCCGACTACCAGAACGCTGGTACGGTCGAGTTTATCGTCGACAAAGACGAGAACTTCTACTTCATCGAAGTCAACGCTCGTATTCAGGTCGAACACTGCGTTACCGAAATGGTAACCGGCATCGACTTGATTCAAGCTCAGATCCGCGTGGCCTCGGGTGAACCGCTTCCTTGGAAACAGGAAGACATCAAGCTGCAGGGCGCTGCGATCGAATGCCGTATCAATGCGGAAGACGCCGATAAGAACTTCATGCCTTGCCCCGGTAAGATCAACCAGCTGATCGTCCCTGGTGGCCCTGGCGTACGGTTCGATTCGCACGTTTACAGCGGCTACACCGTGCCGCCGCACTACGACTCGATGATCGGCAAACTGCTGGTCCACCGAGCGACGCGTCCCGAGGCGATCCGTTGTATGCTGCGTGCGTTGGACGAACTGGTGACCGACGGCATCACGACAACGGCGAACTTTCACAAGAAGGTGCTTAACCACTCGGCCTTCGCCGAAGGGAAGATCGACACGACGTTTGTCGAACGCACGTGGTTCTCTTAA
- a CDS encoding M24 family metallopeptidase, which produces MASSSSKSNPRLSKLRRLIKQSGADALLVTNFKNVTYLTGFTGDDSYLLVTPKNEILFSDPRYSEQLETECPGLELEIRQPGVPILSTVQKAVAKAKIQTLGIESPSMTVELFHKLCAKLDKVKVQPVDGFVEQLREIKDKQEIALTREAIALAEKAFAIVKAGLRGDQTEKEIEAIINFEIQRNGGRGTSFPPIVGVGARAALPHGTPGLTKIQEDSFVLIDWGADYQFYKSDLTRVLFTGKAPAKMKKMYDVCLKAQLAAIEQIKPGAIMKDVDHAARSVIAKAGWGKNFGHGLGHGLGLDIHEAPRLGSNVDRPLEVGMVVTVEPGIYIPGFGGVRIEDDILVTKDGHEVMTSVPKSFEEMQVTL; this is translated from the coding sequence ATGGCGTCTTCCAGCAGCAAATCGAACCCCCGCCTTTCAAAACTCCGCCGCTTGATCAAACAAAGCGGTGCCGATGCGTTGTTGGTCACCAATTTCAAGAATGTGACCTACCTGACGGGCTTTACGGGTGACGATAGCTATCTGCTGGTAACTCCCAAGAACGAAATTCTGTTTAGCGATCCACGTTATAGCGAGCAGCTAGAAACAGAATGCCCTGGACTGGAATTGGAAATCCGCCAACCAGGCGTTCCTATCCTTAGTACCGTCCAAAAAGCGGTTGCTAAAGCCAAAATCCAAACGCTCGGCATCGAAAGCCCTTCGATGACCGTCGAGTTGTTCCATAAGTTGTGTGCCAAGCTCGACAAAGTGAAAGTCCAGCCCGTCGATGGCTTTGTCGAGCAGCTTCGCGAGATCAAGGACAAGCAAGAGATCGCTTTGACGCGAGAAGCGATTGCCTTAGCTGAAAAGGCGTTTGCAATCGTAAAAGCAGGACTGCGTGGCGATCAAACCGAAAAAGAGATCGAAGCGATCATCAATTTCGAAATCCAGCGCAACGGCGGCCGAGGAACCAGCTTCCCACCGATTGTTGGTGTCGGAGCCCGGGCTGCTTTGCCACATGGTACGCCTGGCCTGACGAAGATTCAAGAAGACAGCTTTGTGCTGATCGACTGGGGCGCTGATTACCAGTTCTACAAAAGCGACCTGACCCGCGTGCTGTTCACCGGCAAAGCCCCCGCCAAGATGAAGAAGATGTACGACGTTTGCTTGAAGGCTCAGCTCGCCGCGATCGAACAAATCAAACCGGGCGCCATCATGAAAGATGTCGACCACGCCGCCCGTAGCGTGATCGCCAAGGCAGGCTGGGGCAAAAACTTCGGTCACGGCCTGGGGCACGGTCTCGGGCTCGATATCCACGAAGCCCCACGTCTCGGCTCAAACGTCGATCGCCCGCTGGAAGTCGGTATGGTTGTGACCGTTGAGCCAGGTATCTACATTCCCGGTTTCGGGGGCGTGCGCATCGAAGACGATATCCTAGTCACCAAAGATGGGCACGAAGTAATGACCAGCGTGCCCAAGTCGTTTGAAGAGATGCAGGTAACGCTGTAG
- a CDS encoding alpha-ketoglutarate-dependent dioxygenase AlkB → MVPEILLEHAFLAAQQDLFDELVGTVRWDESMRARKTASFGKPYIYSQMSYASTELLPGLIELRDQLALHLEIPFNNCLANYYETGENTMGYHADDTSGLLPRTGVAIVSLGSRRTISFRSIDGTTEVAYKLEPGSLLYMGAEIQMAWKHAIKRQPGAGPRISLTWRAIQ, encoded by the coding sequence ATGGTCCCAGAGATTTTACTTGAACACGCGTTTTTGGCTGCTCAGCAAGATTTGTTTGACGAACTGGTTGGCACCGTTCGCTGGGACGAAAGCATGCGGGCCCGAAAGACGGCCAGCTTTGGCAAGCCGTACATCTATTCGCAGATGAGTTATGCGTCGACGGAGCTACTTCCCGGTCTTATCGAACTGCGAGATCAACTCGCGCTGCATTTAGAAATTCCATTTAACAACTGCCTGGCGAACTACTACGAGACCGGCGAGAACACGATGGGGTACCATGCCGACGATACGTCTGGACTGCTACCCCGGACTGGCGTGGCGATTGTTTCTCTCGGAAGTAGACGCACGATCTCGTTTCGCTCGATCGACGGCACCACAGAGGTAGCTTATAAGCTCGAACCGGGGTCGCTGCTTTACATGGGAGCCGAAATCCAAATGGCCTGGAAACATGCCATCAAGCGGCAACCAGGGGCCGGCCCACGGATCAGCCTTACGTGGCGGGCGATCCAATAA